The Lolium rigidum isolate FL_2022 chromosome 2, APGP_CSIRO_Lrig_0.1, whole genome shotgun sequence genomic interval atggaaggGAAGCTCAACcaggccaatgaaaaccgcaagcgcagaatgatgcatcagagtgggcccagcaatacccccaggtatcgccccagctcaagcggaggcttcgcccccagaaacaacaagccaccTATGCAGCACCCACGTTCGGGTTAtccgaaccggagtggaggaaacccaaggccaggaggccaccccagcaacagcaactacaacaacaacaacttcaaccgcgctccacctcgaGCCCCCAACCACCATAACAACACCTCCAACACTGCTCcgcggactggaagcaacgcggttcccgtcacccccaaggacaagtccaccatcacctgttacgagtgcggagtggtagggcactactccaacgagtgccccaagagactcgccaagactgccgccaacacctccggccctgctcagcaacaacggcgtgtcgccaacaacaagaagttcacccccaacaacccgaacaaccgtagcggccgcctctttcacatgagtgcggaagaagctcaggaagccccagatgtggtgctgggtatgttctatgttaactcaatacccgcaagagtgttgtttgattcgggagcatcgcattcgtttgttactgaggattttgcatgcactagtaagattcaacctatcagtttgaagcatgtcgtgatagttcaaatacctggttcaacaactaaagctagaaaaatttgcaaagatgtgccaatcataatccaagaaatagaattttatgcaaatctgattgttctgggaacacaaggcttggaagtagtcctgggaatggactggatgtcgaaacatcatgggttaattgattgtgccaagaaggccatcaccatgactagtagcaccggaagatTAGTTGAGCACATATCCgaaaggctgcccagaaagtttacttgcaaccagagtttagccaaacccaccttggaacagatcagggtcgtttgtcgatatcctgatgtgtttcctgatgatctacccggtatgcccccagatcgggatatcgagtttattatCGAGTTgatccctggaaccggacctatagcccagagagcctatagtatgaacccagcagaactagtggaactgaagaagcaattgGATGATATGCttttcaaaggtctgattcgaccaagtgcgtcgccttggaggtcaccggttttgtttgtggacaagaaggatggtgcaaatcgtttatgtacggattaccgtaagcttaacgatgtcaccatcaagaacaagtatcctttaccaaagatagaagaACTGTTTGATCAATTGacgggtgccaaagtgttctcgaagattgattTGAGGACAAGTTACCACCCAACTTAAGATTCgagccaccgatatccccaaaactgccttcaccacccgatatggattgtatgagtacaatgtcatgtcatttggattaaccaatgcccccgcttatttcatgaatctcatgaataagatctttatgaactttctggataagtttgtcgttgttttcatcgacgacatccttatctactccaagtccgaggaaGAGCATGAGCATCACCTGGAAGTTGTCTtggatacccttcgggagcatcagttgtacgccaagtttagcaagtgtgagttctggttaaaggaagtaggattcttgggtcatatcttgtccgccggaggaattgccgttgacccctcgaagatcaagactgttgaagaatggaaagccccaaccactcagaccgaagtccgtgcttttcttggattggcgggatattaccgccgattcgttgaaggattttcgagcatagcaagaccgatgacACAACTGTTGAAGAAAGATAGGAAATTTGAATGGACAGCCAAGTGTGAGGAgagttttcaacaactcaagcttagattgaccacagccccaataccgatcatgccggacatcaccaagcccttcgacgtctattgtgatgcatccaagattggtcttggatgtgtgttgatgcaagaaggcaaagtgatatcgtaTCTGTCAAGACAGctaaagcagcatgagcagaactatccaacccatgatttAGAACtagcagccgtggttttagcactgaaagtttggcgtcattacctcatgggtaatcgatgcgagatttaCTCAGATCACAAaagcctgaaatatatcttcacgcagaaggagctgaacatgagacagcgcagatggatagagctaatcaaggattacgacatggaaatccactaccaccccggcaaggccaatgtggtagcggatgctctgagtagactgccgtgccgCTTGAACTCCATGTTAGCGAGTGAGCAACCcactgtttcaagagtttgaacagcttTAGACTCGAACTTGTTAGTGAGGGATAtctcgccagcattgaactccaacccaccctgattagtcagatcaaggaagctcagaaaggaaatgctagtATTGACGGAATCAAGGGCCAAATAGTTgcgggaaaggcaccgggattcactgttgatgaagaagaagtgctatggtacaacggacgcctttgtgtTCCATCAGATTCAGAGTTAAAACAAGTCATACTGAAAGAAGCCCACGACACcctatactccattcatcccggaggaaccaagatgtaccaagatttgaaagagcgattttggtggcatggaatgaagagagaaattggaagctacatcgccagatgtgacatctgtcaacgagtcaaggcagaacatcaacgccccACCGGATTGTTGCAACCCCtatagattcccgaatggaagtgggattctgtcggaatggacttcatcaccggactgcccaaatccagtaaaggaaatgattctatctgggtagtggtcgacaggttcaccaaagtcgcccacttcatccccgtcaagaccacctatcaaggaccaagactAGCAGAGCTATATATCTCccggatagtcagcctgcacggaacaccgaagtcgatagtatccgataggggatcccaattcacctccagtaTTCCggcgaaagtacatgaaggactcggcaCTCGGCTGAATCTCAGCAcgacctatcacccgcagacggatggacagactcGAACGAGTCAACCgtatactagaagatatgttgagagcttgtgtactagagtatggatccaagtgggaggaCCGCTatgccgtacgcagaattctcgtacaacaacagctatcaagccgctTGCGAGATgggcccctttgaagccctgtacggaaggaaatgccgtacccccctgaattggtcggaagtcggagagagtcaagtctttggaccagatattctccatgaagcagaagagaaggttcacaagatccacgagtacctcaagacagcccaatcaagacaaaagagttacgccgacaagagacgccgagagatgaccttcgagatcggagatttcgtatatctcaaagtgtccccccttaaaggaatgcaaagattccagcttagaggaaagcttgcaccccgatatgtcggacccttcaaagtcctgagtcgccgaggagaggtgtcttatcaactggagttaccagaagaaatggcagcggtgcacaatgtgtttcacatctcgttactccggaaaTGCTTAGAAGTACCGGAAGCAACAGAAgtcttcaagaacatcgatcatcgagcGGTGGATATAATCTCAGACTTGACCtatcgcgaagtgccgattcgcatactggaagaagctttcagaactacccgcaccaggagtatcaagtttctgaagatccaatggagtaaccacaccgaggaagaagccacctgggagagaGAGGACTTCATGAAGACGGAGTACCCAgacctctttagtacctagttttctttaagatctcgggacgagatcttttgtaagggggaagggtttgtaacatcccaagtttcaataataaaggtcaagaaagaaaattTCCAAATCTCAAATTTTGCAAtttacaaaaactttttctatgcatatagtgccacatatagtttcatgcatttgaatgattctcttttgtgcaattgccatgatgagtgttagtatgattaACAATAGTTAATTGAACCCTAACAAAGATCATCAAACCCTAAATtgaggagaaaagaagaaaatgggaaaaacccataaTTCACTTACATACACCTTATACCAAATTGCAAATCCTCACCCTAGGCCATATTTGATTGCTCTATGGTTTCTAAAACTCATATATAActaaaacaaacacaaatgcaccaaagaaacccaattcaaagcaaaggaaaattcaaaatttaactacatatgataatggtcatatgtgacaaaaatattttcttccctACTTTGCACCACTTTATTTCTTGAaacctaaactaaacttggtcaaccaaagccatgtcatccaagaccatgtcaaggtgagtacttttcatgttgaccaccatggctagagttgactaggttgaccagaattaaattgccaaaaggggatctgagaagaaaaataagattaccccaaatttgaaactttgcatttCAACTTcaaattgaaccccaccaccaccaaaatgacctatatgtaatttgtttgagatccaccaaagagatttttgaaattcaaaatttgagttcatgcggccattgtgtcgaacacgtgGCAGGCATATTTTCAGAATTAGGTTACACTCTATTACCCTCTCGGTTTCTTCCCTAAACCCCTTTAACTCGTGATCATTACACTCTCCTACATCCCCCGCATCATCCCGAGTACCTgccttggtcgattaaagtgagagaagGGGGAAAAGAAACCCTAAAATAagcatgccgtggccatgccggccacctttggccaccaTCTCTCTCGGCCTCCCTCTCTCCTCAAATCCTTGTCCCTGGAGCATCTACCCCCGCACAAGGATGATGACCATGCACGGCCGAGCCTCGCGCACGCACAGCATTGGCCAGGAGAGCCACGTCCAAAACCTTGCCAGTGCACGCcagggcacgcggtgagcgcgcactgggcgcgccagtacgtcgcgcgctcgagcaGCCTACGCCTCCCGTGCAAAGCCTACCGCTGCGTCGAGCACCGCCTCTGCGCCCTCTAGCCACTAGACATGATCGATCGACTGCGgccgcctcgtcaccgtcgtcctcgccggcgaagtaccgcgggtaTTGCCGCACTCATCGCACGCGCCCGAGCCATCCTTTCACCCTTTCGCTGCGCCAGCTACTcctcgagcatcgccaggacgacgcctacaagatgctgtcctcgccttgccctttcgagcGCCGGagcagccgcgccatggccgttcctccacagcaccccacggccacACCCGcctgctataaatagaggagtTCCGCGCTCAacttcttcacaccatctgctcgcCTCTCCTCACTGATCACTCTCCCCACCTCAATTTAACACCGCAccaccggagctgctccaatcgcAAGACGAAGGCCGCCGGAGACCTGAGATCGACGCCGTTGATCCACGCCGCCCCAGGCCTCGCCACTGCTTCCAGGAGCTTCAGCACCCTCGACAACGCCACCTCGTCCTCaccagaaccccgcgggaacgccggtaggccctccgaccccctagactCGCCGCCAGTAACTCGcctctcgtcggggaagacgacgCCTGCTGGCCGTCGATCTCCCATCTAATCGAACGCCCCTCGCTCACCCATACCGGTTCGGGGTTTAAGTgacgctgacaggtggagccacctcgtcaggcggcccacGCGCACTGCTGCGTTGCTGGGCCGTAACGGTTCGTTTGAATCCTGGGCccgtaggcttttcccgcgcggcccagttaATCCAAAATCTGTTTAAATCAAAATTTCTCAAATGCTTGCAGAtgccaaattcaaatttgaatagtttgaaatctaccaaaccaaatttagcaaactttataccgttggaaagcccatgaaattatgtaACAAATTCCACTGGTCCCATCCCCAATTTCGAAGTAGAATTAATCtgccaaaaataacaaaacaggtaTTTCTGCAGATTCAAACattatttaaaaatcaaccaagattgatattgagttgattccaactctcataattcacaaatgatgtactctaattgattatgcaataatatagccagattgtttgcatgatcatggactagatcaaaatagtggctatggagccatttctagtccatttcaaacttaaaattttaaattctataattagtatgagagctcctctctcatttaaatcttgatcttgAGTAATATAAGAAGAGGAAATGACCTAGGGTTAAGAAGCCTCTGATTGTATTTACTtcaagattttaaatcatttaaatGCTAAGTTTAAAATGGCATAAGGTGTGTCACCTTATTTAAATTGTTTTctctcataatagatatgaaatgttgaccagggtcaacctatatttcataccttattattatgagTGAGAATTAAATCTTGAAAGAATACAATAAGGAGAAATTAGTTTCTCTCCAAAGGATTAAATaacaattcaaatgaaaacttataaatgaggggaaattatttctctcttaaATAAGAATGAACCAAGTAATCCACCATGCTTGAATTTTGTGATAATAGTATTAATGGAGTGAACTCTTTGGTGTGCTTTAGTTTAGTATCCAAGTTTGGTTTGgtgtttatacctcgtattcgtatatagacgctagtacggaagaataccaagaggaggaggagaccaactaccaaggagaggaagaccactttgaccaataccaacaaggcaagctaacccttgctaaacacaagtgcttagctctacaagagcaaaggcaccctCACACTCTACTTTCatatattacctatcccatgtcttTACCTACtcttacttttgcttatttatttcaaagtactttttgatttatgattttcTTTTTGGTCTAGAGGAGAACAATACTTGGAGTAGTtttagcacaactcaaagctagatagcacccctcatatagttgctagtgctaatcaattaaaattgactactctacatgggaacttggtgaagtgaaatgacttgggTTGAATAAAAGTTGATGGTGAatttgaccaagagaagatggtgatttttgataaaaccgatgattgggtttgaatgcgatacccttccaattatacaagtacccccacaatacctgattatgggtagggcttaactagaagcttgtgtattttagtatgggttccctctaaacaaacatcataggggttacgccgaggctgcctccgtatatgagaaatgatgtgaaaatgaggtgaatgtacgacccaagccctgtgcagttcccgggttaacagttggttttcaccgggaggccaagctcatggggagaggtgcctatactagtatatataagtgaaaggttatggttgatgatccgcgtactgagttacgatgattcggggttatcctcgacggatgtaatcaaaagttgtggcacaagagtacaacctctgcagagtgttaaacctattcgaatagccgtgtccacggttacggacgattggaaaggccatacttgttccgttatcagaatttttgatcttaaaaaggaatggtgaattgaaaggtgatttgagtttgaatcataactgagttgtgggaatgacactaatattcccacttgagttagtctagcaaatgataAGTCTTTACTGATGTTTtaatgaactaaacttggctttccgcaactaaacctagagcttagtaccccgtgAATACACCACTTACTcaattactttagtattagtttgcgagtactttaaagtactcatggctttgccctggctattcaaatgccagactttgaggaggagcaacagtatccggATGACGGACAGCAagatgtctacgataactaggctcGTCTCCGAacatcaagcgttgcctgtgggacagatagtccactactactacgcttccgctacttatgtgtgttgttgaacaatctatttgtgtaatattggatcatgtgatccgtggttgtaagacaagtatgtgttgtaataaatgatgactctgaactacttactattatgtctcgcaaaaataatcttcctgggattgcgatgtatgatataatgggcatctggacttaaaaatccgggtgttgacaatggcCTACTCGTAAAGAGTAAAGACGAAGCAAAACGGAGCTTAACATGTGAGCTTCAAAATTCATCTGCCTCCCTTCGTGATTTGAAACCCAGCTTCACCCTTCCTTGAGCTCTGAGCTTTATCTTCCTCCGGCAGAGAACTGACTCAAACTGAATACTGATGGTGCTTTTCTTGCATCGTTACGCGCCAGCCATACTTGGTAGAACAGCCCAATTTCGTTTTCTTTGAATCCAGCCTGCTAAAACTTTCCAATAGCCAGTCATGTTTACCATAGATGATTATTTGACAGGTCCTTCCCTCACTTCCGAGCCACCTCAAGCGCCGAGAGGGACTTGCTCATGGCCAGATCGAGCTCTATCTCCCCATCGATCTCGGAGAACCGTGAGCTGTTGGTTGAGGGAGGCGTCGGTGACAAGCACCACGGCGCCAGGGTCATGCATCATCATCCATCAAAAGTCCTTATCATAAAAATAGGCACTATGATCTCAGTTTACAATTTTGTTTATCCATAATAATTCAGAAAATTAAGAGCACCAGAAATAGCTCAACATCCTTTTAGCATAACAGAAGAACAAAAGCTTAATCAATTGCCACGAAAACTATGCGGAATCAAAGCAAGAACCTCAAACAGAGACACAGTAACTATCCATTAGAGTATTCACAAAGAACAGCAGGTCTCTCATCCAGGCAAATGAATAATTTGTGTAATGGAACGAACAACAAGTTGTCAACATACAATAACTAGTCATTAGAGTATTCACAAAGAAACAGCAGGTCTCTCATCCAGACAAATGAATGATTTGTGCAATGGAACGGACAGCAAGTCGTCAGTCAGCAAGCCACAATTTTGTTTTGCTTCCCTCTCTCAAGTTTTGTACAGTTGTGCCTCCTAAATGTAACCCACgagtgaaaaaaaaaagaataaatcGGGTCAGATGTATAATCAATTGTCATATAATCCTGGTACATTGTAATGGATAACCAGGAACAAATTTGTTCATACTGCTGCACGAACATCCTATGGCAGAGATGAAGACGACTCGTCCGCCTGACGGGTCAGCACACAGTCCTCCAAGAACTTGGTCAACTCAGAGGTGTAGAGACCCGGATTGCTTCGGTAGTGGTCGACGTGAGGAGACGACACGAAGTCACACGACCTCACCTCACACCCCGCTTTTCGTTGGCTCTCCACGAATGACTCCACTGACTTTGCGGGGATGACCCGGTCGGCAGAGCTGTATATGTACAGCTGGGGGCAGTTTGGTTGGTTCGAGGACAAAATCTCCATAACACCGGATAGCCTCCTGTAAAAAAACAAGATTGTTGGTGAACTAAACCATGTAGTCATTTCACTGCATTTAGGATTAGGATCTATAGCATTGGTGTGCTATTTCAATAGTAGATAGTTTTTTTTCTTTATCACTGTCAGGGGCAGAAATACTGGCGTAATCACCAGTAACATGATGAAGCCTGCTGTCAACACGTAGAGATATGTTGATCAACCGAACCATGTCATAGTTTAGTGCATCTACTCTACAATAGGTATTTTATTATATTTGGTTACAAAGACAGTTACATCATGAGCTATGGCATGATATAATCAATGATGACCAGAGTAATTATGCAAGCGCAAATCAAACATTGAACTCATATATACAAGTCAGAGGCCACGCCTCACATTTACAAACAGAAACATTGAAAAGGCATGGAGAATAGGACTGAAAATGCAAATCACTCATGCATATGTGAATGGGATACATACCTATTTATGGCTGGATAGTTCAGAACAACATCAAAAAACTTCTCCAATGCAGATAGTAGAACGGCCTCGGTTGCTGCTGGCTTCAGATCTCTTTGAGACTCCACAACTAGGACGTCAGACCTTGTATCGTTTGATATAGCTCCTTTTGTTGCTACGCTGTGTTTCTTCATGATAGCCGCCGAGAAACCTAGAGCCCAAACCTGAGCTCAGGAAAAAACACAAAATTTTGTAACTATGTTTAGGTTCCAACAAACCTTTTTTCTACGTGATATGCGAGAAAAAAATGACAGGGGAATATATGAGTAAACGATAGCAAATATGATATACATTTTTCTGATAAACAATGAAATTTGGATGTGGAGAAATAACAAAGTAAACCATAACCATTTAATTACGTTCACCTAAGGTTAGCTACATTTTTTACCTGAGAATCAGGGACAGCAACAGGCGCTGAATCGACTATGGAACCCTTAATTTTGTGCACTGCGGAAGGATCTTGCCGCTGCAAGTTCTCCAGGATCACACCATAGCTGCAACAAACACATAAAGGACTCATAAGCTTAAGAAAACCAAAGGTTACAGTTAATTCTTGCTGTGATAAATCCAAAAGAAGGTGCACATACCAAAGCCAGCCGGTGTTACTGAAAGTGTGGAAGACTATCTTCTTCCCGTCCTCCTCCCTGACCCAATCGGCGAGATGTTCAGAGAGCATCTCGACATTCTTCTCAGCCTTCCCTCTGACATTATAGCTGACGATGTCAGACATGGGCAGCGTGAACGTGACAGCATGGAACCCCCTGGAGGTGTACCACTCAGCATATCTCTTGAGATGCTTCTGCTTCGAGCCCAGCCATCCAAGCAGAACCACCACGGTCTGCGACCTGTCATCAGATGAGCCACTGCGCCCCCCAGGGTGTGGCAGATGCCAGCGGTAAAGAGTATCCGTCGACAAGGATGGGACAGCGGCCGTCGCGCCCTCGGCCTTGGTGAACCTCGCGTACTGGTACACCATGTTGATGACCGGCAGGGACGCGACAGGCGCCTTCGCGGCTAGGTCAAACGCAGCCTGGTGGTGGTTGCGTGGGAAGAACTGTAGCCCGGACAGCGCCGAGGTTGAAGGCAGAGGCGGTGCAGATTCTGGTTTGGTGGATGGAGGAAGGGGCATGACGGTGCCGGCATTGGTGTCGACAAGCATGTGGTGGTGGGATAGCCTGGCGGGCAGTTCGATGGAGGTGACCGCAGCGAAGGCAGCGACCGCCATGGCGGAGAGGGGTCGATGGAGGGGTGCCGAGAAGAAGGCCATAACTGCCTGACTTTCAGTAACCAGGTTCTGCCAATGAGGAGGAGCTTCTTTCTGCTACTATTTATTCGCCCTCCCCTGCCCTGAGTCTTGAGAAGAAGAGAAACAACAGCAAGAATAGAGTTTCAGATGTCAGTCCTTGCACGTGGTTTGCATAAATTGAATTGAACTGAATTCAACTGCAGAATACATAGAAAACATGTGTGCCACGACATTTGTGTGTCCCAATTCACCTAACGAACCCAGACCATGTGAGGTCCATATGGCCTAGTACACGTCTTTGTCAGGGTCAATACATGTACTGTTATATAACAAGATTAGGAATTTGTTTGTTGCTTACCTGGTCGAATCGATCTCCTGCCTGGAATTGGAGTAGGACTGGGCTGGCTGTCAAAGTTGAATTGACAGCCGAGCCCTGTGGACGGCGGAGGTCGCCGGCTACCTTGCTCCTCCTGCATACATGATGTGGAGGTTTAATTTGACCAGTCTTTTTCGTGAGATACACTTgcgaaagagaaaacaaaaggaagctttttttctttattttttaaaaaatgcgAGGAATGGAGGGAGCGTGATTGGTGACGGCGATCTGCGTACGCAGACTTCTAATTGCGGCAGCCTTGCAAGGTCGGGGAAACACGCTTTCTTGCTCCGCCATTGCAGGAGTATGCGGAGAacagggagaaagagaggaacaGATTATCCTGAATCCGTTCCAAGAAAGCTGGAAGAAAGAGGACTTTGGGAAGAAGAAAAGGAGCAGGGAAAGAAGAACGGAAAATTAAGCGGTGTGGCTGAACCAATCGAGCAATAAGAGGGCGGGGAAT includes:
- the LOC124688826 gene encoding transmembrane protein 53-like gives rise to the protein MAFFSAPLHRPLSAMAVAAFAAVTSIELPARLSHHHMLVDTNAGTVMPLPPSTKPESAPPLPSTSALSGLQFFPRNHHQAAFDLAAKAPVASLPVINMVYQYARFTKAEGATAAVPSLSTDTLYRWHLPHPGGRSGSSDDRSQTVVVLLGWLGSKQKHLKRYAEWYTSRGFHAVTFTLPMSDIVSYNVRGKAEKNVEMLSEHLADWVREEDGKKIVFHTFSNTGWLCYGVILENLQRQDPSAVHKIKGSIVDSAPVAVPDSQVWALGFSAAIMKKHSVATKGAISNDTRSDVLVVESQRDLKPAATEAVLLSALEKFFDVVLNYPAINRRLSGVMEILSSNQPNCPQLYIYSSADRVIPAKSVESFVESQRKAGCEVRSCDFVSSPHVDHYRSNPGLYTSELTKFLEDCVLTRQADESSSSLP